In one Halosimplex halophilum genomic region, the following are encoded:
- a CDS encoding DUF357 domain-containing protein, with protein MPADLEEKTDRYERLLAEALDAAEVAPPEGTPMADAAAECEEMARSYLEDGRHFRDEDDPVNALASFSYGHAWLDAGARIGLFDVPEEGHLFTV; from the coding sequence ATGCCCGCCGACCTCGAAGAGAAGACCGACCGCTACGAACGGCTGCTCGCGGAGGCGCTCGACGCCGCCGAGGTGGCGCCGCCCGAGGGGACGCCGATGGCCGACGCCGCCGCCGAGTGCGAGGAGATGGCCCGCTCGTACCTGGAGGACGGCCGCCACTTCCGCGACGAGGACGACCCCGTCAACGCCCTGGCCTCCTTTTCCTACGGCCACGCCTGGCTCGACGCCGGCGCCCGGATCGGGCTGTTCGACGTGCCCGAGGAGGGCCATCTGTTTACAGTCTAA
- the hepT gene encoding type VII toxin-antitoxin system HepT family RNase toxin codes for MDESTRRRIVEKASYVRDAVEVLAEKRDSLSFEEYRDSREDRAVVERELQTAIEDCIDIGEMLLRSRDIAVPETNRSVFRRLEAEAVLDDATADRMARAAGLRNILTHQYGADIDDEAVYTSLQNQLDGSKRTSHRSETLSAEVSRPRF; via the coding sequence ATGGACGAGTCGACGAGACGGCGAATCGTGGAGAAAGCGTCGTACGTCCGGGATGCGGTCGAGGTGCTCGCCGAAAAACGCGATTCGCTGTCGTTCGAAGAGTACCGGGATAGCCGAGAGGACCGCGCAGTCGTCGAACGGGAACTCCAGACCGCGATCGAAGACTGTATCGACATCGGCGAGATGCTACTCCGGTCGCGAGACATTGCCGTCCCGGAGACGAATCGGAGCGTGTTCCGCCGCCTCGAAGCGGAAGCGGTGTTAGACGACGCCACTGCCGACCGGATGGCTCGCGCTGCCGGACTCCGGAACATCCTCACACATCAGTACGGCGCAGACATCGACGACGAAGCCGTCTACACTTCTCTCCAGAACCAGCTCGACGGTTCGAAGCGTACCTCACACAGATCCGAGACACTATCGGCTGAGGTCTCTCGACCCCGGTTTTAG
- a CDS encoding type II/IV secretion system ATPase subunit, which produces MSREATDGPGADGRLAAFQRWLSRAAGALAGSRIHVPDYDPARHGRLVADDPPSGGREVDRYWLNAPFAYVSIAYDDEENEHRYRVVEPTLDGTERELLDRVFDDIRDPLLYRDDVSDDPADALREELRLRLEEYGVSIATETFYRLYYYLHRSFLGYGKLDPVMHDPRVEDISCDGSGLPVFVYHEEYTDVETTVVFERDELDDYVVQLAQRSGRHVSVSDPVVSTTLPDGSRIELALGEEVTPRGSAFTIRKYADEPFTPVDLMNYGTYDARMLAFLWLCIEHNKSLIFAGGTAAGKTTSMNAVSMFIPPRSKVITIEDTRELSLYHENWLSSVTRERMGDGDITMYDLLRSSLRHRPEYIVVGEVRGEEAITLFQAMNTGHTTFSTLHADSVQTVINRLENEPINVPRPMVQSLDVLSVQVLTRSGGERVRRARTIAEIEGIDQRTGELDYSNTYSWDGTADTFTRNNSELLEEIREEQGWTRAELLRELRDRRRFLTYLRDNDITDFRRFTAMVNKYYADPDEVVEMIDEADVTVDEGTGPDAGAGPAVGEGADPAAGEGTDPATGDQQ; this is translated from the coding sequence ATGTCACGGGAAGCGACGGACGGACCGGGCGCGGACGGGCGGCTCGCGGCGTTCCAGCGGTGGCTCTCGCGGGCCGCCGGGGCGCTGGCGGGGTCGCGGATCCACGTCCCCGACTACGACCCGGCCCGGCACGGTCGGCTGGTCGCCGACGACCCGCCGAGCGGCGGCCGCGAGGTCGACCGCTACTGGCTCAACGCCCCCTTCGCCTACGTCTCCATCGCCTACGACGACGAGGAGAACGAACACCGCTACCGCGTCGTCGAACCGACCCTCGACGGGACCGAGCGCGAGTTGCTCGACCGGGTGTTCGACGACATCCGCGACCCGCTGCTCTATCGCGACGACGTGAGCGACGACCCCGCCGACGCCCTGCGCGAGGAGCTCCGCCTGCGCCTCGAGGAGTACGGCGTCTCCATCGCGACGGAGACGTTCTACCGGCTGTACTACTACCTCCACCGCTCTTTCCTGGGCTACGGCAAGCTCGACCCCGTGATGCACGACCCGCGCGTCGAGGACATCTCCTGCGACGGGTCCGGCCTGCCCGTGTTCGTCTACCACGAGGAGTACACCGACGTAGAGACGACGGTCGTCTTCGAACGGGACGAACTCGACGACTACGTCGTCCAGCTCGCCCAGCGCTCGGGCCGTCACGTCAGCGTCTCCGACCCCGTCGTCTCGACGACGCTGCCGGACGGCTCCCGGATCGAGCTGGCGCTCGGCGAGGAGGTGACGCCGCGGGGCTCGGCGTTCACCATCCGGAAGTACGCCGACGAGCCGTTCACGCCGGTCGACCTGATGAACTACGGCACCTACGACGCGCGGATGCTCGCCTTCCTCTGGCTCTGCATCGAGCACAACAAGAGCCTCATCTTCGCCGGCGGGACCGCGGCGGGCAAGACCACCTCGATGAACGCCGTCTCGATGTTCATCCCGCCGCGGTCGAAGGTCATCACCATCGAGGACACCCGCGAGCTCTCGCTGTACCACGAGAACTGGCTCTCGTCGGTCACCCGCGAGCGGATGGGCGACGGCGACATCACGATGTACGACCTGCTGCGCTCGTCGCTGCGCCACCGCCCCGAGTACATCGTCGTCGGCGAGGTCCGCGGCGAGGAGGCCATCACGCTGTTCCAGGCGATGAACACCGGCCACACCACCTTCTCGACGCTGCACGCCGACTCCGTGCAGACGGTCATCAACCGGCTGGAGAACGAGCCGATCAACGTCCCGCGGCCGATGGTCCAGAGCCTGGACGTGCTGAGCGTCCAGGTCCTCACCCGATCCGGCGGCGAGCGGGTCCGCCGCGCCCGGACCATCGCCGAGATCGAGGGCATCGACCAGCGGACGGGCGAACTCGACTACTCGAACACCTACAGCTGGGACGGCACCGCCGACACCTTCACCCGCAACAACAGCGAACTCCTGGAGGAGATCCGCGAGGAGCAGGGCTGGACCCGCGCCGAGTTGCTCCGCGAACTGCGCGACCGGCGGCGGTTCCTGACGTACCTCCGGGACAACGACATCACCGACTTCCGGCGGTTCACCGCGATGGTCAACAAGTACTACGCCGACCCCGACGAGGTGGTCGAGATGATCGACGAGGCCGACGTGACCGTCGACGAGGGGACGGGCCCGGACGCCGGGGCCGGGCCGGCGGTCGGTGAGGGCGCCGACCCGGCGGCGGGCGAAGGAACCGACCCGGCGACCGGCGACCAGCAATGA
- a CDS encoding DUF7331 family protein, whose translation MTDHATRRGEADSAESEPSADVRVGPADTDGVAATDAYEVDGGVVLFHTENPLAWVEADDAVALGQMV comes from the coding sequence ATGACGGACCACGCGACGCGACGCGGCGAGGCGGACAGTGCCGAGAGCGAGCCGTCCGCGGACGTGCGAGTCGGGCCGGCCGACACCGACGGCGTCGCCGCCACGGACGCCTACGAGGTCGACGGCGGCGTGGTCCTCTTCCACACGGAGAACCCCCTCGCGTGGGTCGAGGCCGACGACGCGGTCGCGCTCGGGCAGATGGTCTGA
- the mntA gene encoding type VII toxin-antitoxin system MntA family adenylyltransferase antitoxin: MERRDEISGVDLDAVRRVLDAAPVSVGVLYGSGARGDAHSRSDIDIGVAFEDVHSPSDRTRERLSLIDALSAALGTDDIDVVPITDSPPELRRSIRRDGVVVYGSLDRARDLLATPDSEADDAPLDSFDDILGDLRRVV; encoded by the coding sequence ATGGAGCGGCGAGACGAGATCTCCGGGGTAGATCTGGACGCCGTTCGCCGTGTTCTCGACGCGGCTCCGGTGTCGGTCGGAGTCCTCTACGGTTCGGGCGCGCGCGGCGATGCCCACAGTCGGAGTGACATCGACATCGGAGTCGCGTTCGAAGACGTACACTCCCCGTCGGATCGGACTCGCGAGCGCCTGTCGCTGATCGACGCGCTGTCGGCCGCGCTCGGCACCGACGACATCGACGTCGTTCCGATCACCGACTCGCCGCCAGAACTCCGGCGCTCGATCCGTCGCGATGGGGTGGTCGTGTACGGGTCGCTCGACAGGGCTCGCGACCTGCTCGCGACGCCGGACTCTGAAGCCGACGACGCGCCGCTCGACTCGTTCGACGACATACTCGGGGATCTCAGACGAGTGGTGTAG